In the Doryrhamphus excisus isolate RoL2022-K1 chromosome 2, RoL_Dexc_1.0, whole genome shotgun sequence genome, ggaTACAAAGGTACTCCTGTCGGGATGTCGTTGTGACAGGCTGGCTTCTATGCCAGGCACAGCAGGTCAAAGTGCTACCATTTTTAACCGCAGCGCTGCTAAAAGAAGCTCAGGTGCCGTAGGTCAGGATTAAAAGCTCAGTGAGGGCCTTTCGGGACTCCACCTATTGCACAACATTCCAGGTAGAGTCCGGCTCATCCTGGCTGTGCCGTCGGATGGGAAGAAAGTTGTTTCATCAATGAAGCAAGGAGAAGTGTgactgggggggagggggggttgcacAAAGACAAAGAATCACATGATGAAGGCAGTTAGTCATCCGGCGGTCTGACAGGCTCGTCTCGTGTTGGACCGCACCGCCTTTTGCCAGGAAGTCAACACTGAGCCAGAAACATAAAATTAGTAGCAGCTGTATTCTCAATCTGTAGAAATGACTTCAATACAAATGTCTTAGccaatgctatgctaatgtccTAGCGATGGCTTACATAAGAGTGTAAACATGCCTGTCATCATACTGCTTTTTCAGCTTTTTCGTTTAGCCGGCCTCCCTGGATACAGTAGATGTGTACCCGTATGTTTTCCTCGTCTGTGGCCTCAAAATGGACAGGAAGAGgcttgttccatagaacaacagcaaacaGAGTGCGACTTCTTGGCATTCACAGTCCCTTTATCACAACGTAGCGTAGCGTTGTCATGAGCAATGCCAGGCGACGTAGTAGATAGAATGAAATTGTTGATGAAATGTGACCTTCAGACATGtggagcaccaaacatggatGGAATCTTCCGGAAGTGAAACCAGGAAGCGAAggaggggtggtggtggggtgatGTGATTCCAAAGAAGATATGAATGGAGGTATTGCGTAACCGGCTTGGTCCTGCGTGTTTCCTGAATGTTCTTCTGTCCTCCAGTTTCCCCGGCCGAGAGGATCAGGTTCATCCTCGGCGAGGAAGATGACGGCCCCCCTCCTCCTCAGCTCTTCACCGAGCTGGACGAGCTACTGTCGGTTGACGGGCAGGAGATGGAGTGGAAGGAGACGGCCAGGTAAcccccccgcctctcccccaaagtgtATGTTTGGCAGCGAGCACCAGGGCCAGGGTGTGCGTGTAGACAAGCCCTCCATAAATTCCAGCAGCTGGCGGGTGCACTACCGCTCTGTTCTTATCAGATGCATCCGAACAGGACCTGCTGTGTGGAACCAGGAAGGGGCAGAAACTCCCACATGGTCCACTCAGGAAGTCCTAAAAGTCAAGTGACTGAGCGATAACCATGAAACATACTCATTGTGTTTCCCGACACCACCTGGGTGGGCAAGGATCACGAGCTCAGCGAGGTCTCCTCGTAAGATGGCGTGCGGTCCACTGCCAGGAGCGACACCCGATCCCACCCCCCGAGGAAACCCCATCCCTTCAGCCTCAGGAGAATGGCTCCATTGTTGGCGCTGACATCCGAGGCAGGATTACATTATAAAGCATCCTTGTCCTCTGTATTACCTGGACCCTGACCCCGGAAGAGACCGTGGAATCATGGTGATGATGaacttggaaaaaataattttcaggcCAAACaagtgccatggctgagatccagtaggtgggaaaaaaaggttttcctctattttgtgtggaagtggtacattgtTGGCTTCCCTGTACTGCTTCCCCACGCCAAAACACTTTTCGAACGTTTAGAATAAGTCacttggagaggctaactagttggcTTAGTTAGCTAGTTTGCTTAGTTAGCTAGCGACGGCAtctgttatgtccctgcagtgatcctgatCCTGTAGCCTAcgcaatgtaatgtaaacaaagaataataggagtgtaaaagtgactataggggtgttatttcctgtctacaggactctactaatgttaaaaaaccagTGTATAGAAAGtaataaacaatgaaaatattccatgtattaacATTAAACCCAACAATAAAACCAGGGACAACCATACCGTATTCGTGTATCACCCCGAGAATTACTGCCAAGCAGCCTAAGGTATAGTCCACCGGGGTAGTCTCCAGCTCACGACTGACCCCTCAAGGCACTCattgcatgcttttattttggagatGCCTGTTGGGCCCTGAGCCTTTCCTGTTTGTGCTCCCAGGTGGATCAAGTTTGAAGAGAAGGTGGAGAAGGGCGGCGAACGCTGGAGCAAACCCCACGTGGCCACGCTGTCCCTGCACAGCCTGATGGAACTGAAGACCTGCATCGAGCAGGGCACCATCATGCTGGACCTGGAGGCCTCCACGCTGCCGCAGGTCGTCGGTACGGCCAGACTGACTTCTCACTGGTGGCTGGCTATCCCGTGGTTGTTAATGATTCCCTCTCGCAGAGATGGTGACGGACAGCCAGATCGAGAGCGGCCAGCTGAAGGCGGAGCTGAAGGAGAAGGTCATGTACACGTTGCTTCGCAAACATCGCCACCAGACCAAGAAGTCCAACCTGCGCTCGCTGGCTGATATCGGGAAGAGCGTCTCCAGTGCGAGCAGGCTCTTCTCCAGCCAGGAGAATGGTATTCCCAAAACCTTCTTCACACAAACTCACCTTTATTTTGCCTACTTCTTCTTTCCACTAACTTCCTTCTTTCAtgcttacttccttccttcttcctgctTCTCTTTTTGGGCGGGCGTCATAGCACGAAACCTCACTGAGCACCCGGTGCCTTGCATATCCCCACAAGACCCCCCAGAAGACCCCTGTGAGGTCCTGAGGAGCTCCAGCATGGGATACCTCTGTAAGTGAGGTCACCACTTATCAATCTCCCCAAAATATGGCACCGTTGGGCTGGACGGTGATGAGGACGATGTGTTAGGGTTTGTGCAGGCGGACAGTATAAGACAACCACTCCTAAAGTGttgtccccccgcccccctccccccaatacCAAAAGCAACACAGGAAACCACCACCTTCTCATCTTTTGTCCTCCATAAAAAACATATCCAATGGGATTAGGTTTGCGGAGTCATGACATTTTCTGGGAAGTCTTTCAGTAAGACTTGAGAATCTCCGCTCATTCATCCACAAGTGATTTCAGCGTAATAAGCCAACATTTGGTCAATGTTCCCTTCTAACGACATGAAAAGCTTGACTTGAAGGCCTTTTTTAATCCTCATCGTCCCcttttgcctttattctctTATCTACGCTTGGATTCTCTCCATTCTCAAAAAGTCTTGTAATTGTGTTGGAGGGAGTTTTTGCTCACCTCTGTGGGCTTTAGGGTTGGTGTCACATGCAAATGAAGTGGACTTGCCTCCCTGCAGGTAGTCCCACCACGGCCCACCGGAACCTCACCTCCAACAGCCTGGGCGACTTCTCTGACAAACCGGAGAAGGATCAGGTAATGTGGGCTTCtttcatccatcccatccatcccagCGAGGTCACCCACCCGCGTGACGTGTTGGAGCCAGAGCCTCGTGTCGTAGATAAGACCTCCAGGCTAACTGAAGATCATTGTTTGTAACATTTGCCAGTCAAGGTCTTGGCTTATCTTCTCCGTGCTTGCTTATCTTGCCGTGTGATTGGGATGAATCTCGGCATGTCATTTGTTAGGATGcaattgtgttttcattttataaagTCAAGCATTGATGCTGCAATTTCGACACTTTAGACACGTCTTGTGTGTctgcagctttaatgctaatgagctttgTTTGGCCACACCCATCTCCAACATGcagaaatgtaaatatgcaCTCTCACTCTATCGCATGCAACAAGGAATTGAACGCTAAGGAATGGGTTGGGAGGCCACGGAAACGTTACCATAGATAGCTACTGTATGGATGCTAAGTGCTAACACTGCACTCACATTCTAACAGCAGCATCATGCTAGAAAATAACACATGTGAGCTTGGGGCTGCCTGTTAAGaagtgtagcgaagcctgatttTGCACCCTTGAATATCAATGCAATATCGGCATGAATCATACATactaattatgacttattttgtagAACGGAATATTAGAAAAGAACAATAATTCTTACCAGCATCCCTCTAACACGTTCAGCTCAAGAACAAGTTCATGAAGAAGCTGCCCCGCGATGCCGAGGCGTCCAACGTCCTGGTCGGCGAGGTGGACTTCCTGGAGACCCCCTTTGTGGCGTTTGTTCGCCTGCAGCATGCCGTCATGCTGGGAGCGCTCACCGAGGTCCCGGTGCCCACCAGGTAAGACGCAGGAAGTATCATTTATACGAAAGCAGTGGCGCGAGTGTCCTCAGCGCGCCCTCTTTTGCAGGTTCCTCTTTGTGTTGCTGGGTCCTAAAGGGAAAGCAAAGTCCTACCATGAGATTGGAAGAGCCATCGCCACCCTCATGTCTGATGAGGTCTGTTTTATCCTTTTATCCTACATTTTTTCAGGGGGGAAATATTAGCATATTACCAAAGTATTCTTGGAAGAAAAtcattacaatttattttattacttattatataatttattaattaattgttttataattttatacatttcataatttaatacaattttattctcataaatttacagctgattttttctgattttttttgctttttttttttttaagaattgccaaccatttcaactttgttgttgttaaatttCTTGTCACCATTctggctttattcccatttttcttgtaacataactttatttttccacccaaaacaacaactttatttgtggtttggttttttaaaaaaagtcttctttgatattttaaatttatgctACTAAGACGATGATTTTTCCTGGCAATACTACCACAAAATGTCTACTTTTTCTTGCTAAAAGTCCTATTTTATTGGGAATTGGGGAATGGGAGTCACTGTAGTGTGAAACAAAGAGTCCTGAATGGAAAATGTGGCGTCAGGAATGTTAACAGAGCACCTGGCCGTCAAGTTCCCACAGGCCTCTGCTTTTCCCAGAATGCTCGCTGTATGTCAACACCGCAGCGTAGGAAGCGTTTTTTTCCAGGATTTCCTCCAGTTAAACTTTACCCCCTCCCCATGCTTCATCAAACACTTGAGTCATCAGTGACGGGCCCCCACGGTGACACGCTGACTGATGAATTGTTTGCATACATCATCCCAGAGGGAAGGTTTGCTCGTCAGTGACGTAGAATGGCAACTGTCGCTCCGTGTGCAGGTGTTCCACGATATCGCCTACAAAGCCAAGCACAGGCAGGACCTGCTGGCCGGTATCGAGGAGTTCCTGGACGAGGTCATCGTCCTGCCGCCCGGCGAGTGGGACCCTGACATCAGGATAGAGCCCCCCAAGTCGCTGCCTTCCTCGGATAAGAGGTCAAAAATGTTGTCTTAAACATTTGAGTTAAAACGTACAGGTAGCTGTAGTCCAATATGTAGATTTAGCTAACTAGATACACATTAGAGTTTTTCTGGTAAGAATTGTAActtcatatatacatacactcaAAGAATACCATTCCAACCTCAGATTTAGTGTATGATAACCACAATGTACGTCCTTCCCATGGCTGAGATCACTCTTGACATCCATGCCTCATGTTGTTAGCATCCGTTGGTACCAAGGAGCTTTTCCATCCAGTCATCCATTCCCGTGTATTTCCAAACTAAACCAGGGATGAAAACTGAAAggacaatttatttacattttacataccataaattatttttaaaaaattgatggactaataatattaagactaattaataacaataataattatatttttataataatactaataaataataatacatatataatataataaataatacaataaaatattttttaaaaatgaataataacaataataattatatatatatatatatatatatatatatatatatatatatatatataatttttataagtatataataaataatatattgattcattcattcattcattttctactgcttttcctcacgagggtcatggggagtgctggagccttagggcgtgaggcggggtacaccctggactggtcgccagccaattacatggcacatatagacaaacaaccattcacacctatggacaatttggagtggccaattaacctagcatgtttttggaatgtgggaggaaaccggagtacctggagaaaacccacgcatgcacgggtagaactccacacagagatggccgagggtggaattgaactctggtctccttggtgtgaggtctgcgcgctaaccactagcccgctgtgccgcccctaaataatatataataattaatataataacatatttttacaaaattgaaATCTATAATGAAAATGATTGATGTTGTCTGTGTGTTAGAGGTAGAGATGcaagcctgtttttttattttgtacccAGGAAGAACCAGTATGCCGGCTTGGAGGCCCCGCAGATGAACGGCGACGCCCCCCATGATGCGGGTCACCCTGGGGGAGGAGGTCACCAGATCGGCGAGGAGCTCCAGTGCACCagaaggtataaaaaaaaatgcacttttgtgtCGCACGAGTGTGTGTAAGTGTTGGTGTTTGTGTCTGGAAGGTTCTGCGGCGGTCTCATCCTGGACGTCAAACGCAAGCTGCCGTTCTTTGCCAGCGACTTCTACGACGCGCTACACATCCAGTCGCTGTCCGCCATCTTGTTCATCTACCTAGGCACCGTCACCAACGCCATCACCTTTGGCGGCCTGCTGGGCGATGCCACGGACAACATGCAGGTGAGGGAAAGGGTGGGAAGAAACATGGGCTCTGTCTTGGGGGGCCGGGCAAAGACCAAACACAGACAACATGCTGACCTTGAAGCAGGGTGGCTGTCGGTGCTGACTCGGCAGGGAGGCGTTCTTTACCCCAATTAGGAGGGACTGGAAATGCTGAAGGCAGGTTTTAAATCCAGTTTGGGCTCTGATGTGGGTCCCTGTTACTGTGTCACACGGCATCCAAAATGCTTTTTAAAAGATCAGCTTTTTCAGTTTCATTGGtcaaatttacatttatattttttcgtTTGTATTTTTCACATACACATTAAATTTCTTTTGAGGAAATATTTGGTTAgggctttttttaattatgtaaatatttttatacatttacaacctttttaaaaaattaaaataattggccaaatgtaaatttactgtattgttttgttgtatacaacattttaatattttttttaggaatttttgttgttgaatgtttaaattttttacatgtttaaatTTTATTTGATGCATTGATTTTGGAATCAATTCTAGTATTTTTTtgtaggaaaaataacattaataaaattaatttaatttttttgttatgttaaaaaaaaactatacagcacatttcaatattttttggatggattttttttaaagttaatttTAAGAACTAAGAATattatttggtaaaaaaaaataactggaaaatgttaaaatgtaacttTTGCTTTAGTCAATTTTATAAACTTCAACTAAACTTTTTTTGAGgaaacaaaacagcaatttttcatacaatgaaaataattgtaaaaatctttattttcattgtgtttttataaatggaaaaaatggttgttattgagcaaaaaaaaatgtgatatgacCTAAACCCCTCCCTGACCAAGTGTTGTGTTCCCATGCATCCTGAGAGTCTTTCTGGTTCCAAAGTTCCCAACACACAAAGGTCTTCATCTGATTAGCACCCATGTTGCTTTCACAGCGACGAAGGCCTGaggttgcacggtggagaagCGTAGAGCGGCCTGCATGAGGGATTTGAGCGGGACTTAAATAACCGTAGATCCAGATTACTCAGTAGCTGCCTCGTCACGGCTGTGTTTCCACTGACATCTACACGTACGCTACCTGCTGTAGGCGCGGGGAAATCTTGACCTGGCTTGATCTCTCTAATGGCCACACGGACGCACACTGGTTTCATATTCCTACTGGAACATAGAGAAATCCAGTCGGTGGAACTGAAACAGGCTTGTCCTGATAGGCCGGCCCTGCAGGTTGATTtgcgtgcgagtgtgtgtgtaaaaataaagcACACAGCTGAGAAaggtaataaagtcatttttcttgtgcctactgtgtttttgtaggGCGTGTTGGAGAGCTTCCTGGGCACGGCCCTGACCGGGGCGGTCTTCTGTTTGCTGGCGGGGCAGCCCCTCACCATCCTCAGTAGCACGGGCCCGGTTCTGGTCTTTGAGAGGCTCCTCTTCAACTTTAGCAAGTGAGTTTAAAAACACAGCACCATTTCCAAAtggtaggggtgtcacaagatgtcGCAAGATCgttgaacggagtgagcccttttgtcagacATAagtacagtctctttgtctcggtgggtggaggcggggctgctagcataaacacacagagtgcagaagagtgtaacggtGTAGACATGATGTACAATGTGATAGTAGGAGTGgcaaggtgactatatgggtgttatttattgtctacagggctctaataatgttaacaagggtatttaaaaagtcagaaattgcagtatattgtgatatttttttcattgaccTCACCCCGTCACGTTCTCATAGACCCAATCTTGCGTATCgtctcatgacacccctacAAATGAGCCCAAGGGCCACCCGAGTAGGTGCACCTGCATCTCGATACGTAATCATCCTTTGGCACATGGAAAGTAAAAGCATCTGGGATGGAGAGCTCCCTAGTGCGAATGGCGTGAGAggcgatgatgtcatcacaaacTGACTCATCCTTATTATTCATGCTGCCGCTTTGGCGTTCCAGATGACTGCAGGGAAGCCCAACCACTTCCACTCCTGTTCCCGCTTGGAGCTCACACAGTCCCAGCGGtagaaagcaaacaaaaaggCTCCGTGAGCCTCAGGTGGAGCAGCAGTGCTAATCTAGTCATCTACGCAAAACTTGATCTTGATAGAGACGGTTAAATATCGATGATATCCCTGTTTTACATACATTCCCAGTGCcaattgctatgatatgctgtgatctCGTTTGCCCTCCCCCGCACATCACTCTGACTCTCAGCTCTTGAAAAGAATAAACGGTAAACGACATTTGCGCGATAAAAAGCCGACTTTAACTCGCGGACCTGACAGTTGGCTCCGCCCCCTCCCATTCATTCCTCTCGCCAAACATCATCTTCTTACGTTACCGACGGCCGCGCCCGCTCTCTTACGCGgttaataattaatttcattttacacACCAAGTGAGGAATGCTGTTTCCATTCCAAGCTCTAATGAAGCTACAAGAAGACTTACTGATGTCATATAAATgtcaataatgtcaataaattatttattcgTCTTTTTCTACATTTCTGTGGTGCAGAAACCATCTTACTTGCTTGGATTTTGGTGTATGTTGGGTATGTTGGGTATACATGTGTCCGTGCATGAGTAAACCTTGCACCAATTTTGATTTTGGTggattattttaactttttttatatCTGTGGAGGTGGTGCAAGGCGGTGGTTATCATTAATCGTTGGCAGGAGGAgtggttgttttttaattgtatgaTAGGTATGTTGCGTGTATACATGTGTCCGTGCATGAGTAAACCTTGCACCAATTTTGATTTTGGTggattattttaactttttaaaaaaaatctctgtgGAGGTGGTGCAAGGCAgtggttatcattaatagtTGGCAGGAGGAGTGATCGTATTTGAATTATATGATAGCTATGTATGTTGGGTATGCATGTGTCCGTGCATGAGTAAACCTTGCaccaattttgtttttgtggatTAGTTTTACTTTTTAGGGGGTTATGTCTGTGGTTCAAGgtggcagttatcattaataGATGGGAAATTGAGTGGTTGCTTGATTGATTGGTTATCATTAATAGTTGGCAGGAGGAGTGGTTGTATTTGTTGTGATCACGGCGTGATCACCTCGTAATTATGACACATCTACGTCCATGCACACCTCAACCCAGGTGGAGTCGAGCTTAGGGCAATCACAGTCCAACAAACAACAGCCAACCCCCCTGACTCTCCCCACAGGGACAACGGCTTCGACTACCTGGAGTTCCGGCTGTGGATCGGCCTGTGGTCGGGCGCCTTCTGCTTGGTCCTGGTGGCGACAGACGCCAGCTTCCTGGTGCAGTACTTCACCCGCTTCACCGAAGAGGGCTTCTCGGCGCTCATCAGCTTCATCTTCATCTACGATGCCTTCAAGAAGATGATCAAGCTGGCGCACCACCACCCCATCAACTCGCACTACGACGGCGACCTCATCACGCAGTACGACTGCCGCTGCGAGCCCGGTATGTGACCGGCTGGACTCCGGAACCACTGTACAAGAAATGAAGCACAGAAGATATAGATTCATACATcttctcatcatattatgactttattctcatgatgtCACTTTTTCCCCAATCCCATTTTCTAAAAATGTCGGTATGGTATAAATTGGTATTTTTCcagctttattttaatttatgcaAGATATTTcaactcggctgcacggcggtcgagtggttatcacgcaggcctcacagctaggagacccgagttcaattccaccctcagccatctctgtgtggagtttgcatgttctccccatgagagggttttctccgggtactccggtttcctcccacattccaaaaacatgctaggttaattggccactccaaattgtccataggtatgaatgtgagtgtgaatggttgtttgtctatatgtgccctgtgattggctggccaccagtccagggtgtaccccgcctctcgccccaagacagctgggataggctccagcaccccccacgaccctcgtgaggataagcggtagaaaatgaatgaatgagtatttcaactgctaaaatGTTCTGTTGGtcctaatatttatttataccggtaaatatttcgactttattctcgtaactttTTCCTAACTTTTTCTTagcttaatatatatatatatatatatatatatatatatatatatgtatatacgtatatatctcCAAAAGCAAACATGATAAAGTTGTTTATTGACTTGGATGGGAAGGCTACTGGACTGTACTCGGTCTTTCCAGATTCCAAAGTATCTGCAAAGACGATAAGACTTGACACAAGCTGGCGTTAGCTTGTAGATACGCTAACTCTTTCCTATCACTGACCTCATTTTTTATGATTGTTTCTCTTTCAAGGTAACTCCTCGGACCTCTTTGCTGCTGCCGCCTGGACAAACAGTTCTGATCTGGTATGCGCCGTTCCCCTCCGCTCCTTTGTCGCACAACATCGCAGACGCTAacgagttgttttttttcccctttcttcTCATAGTCTGAGAACGCCACCTGGGCATCGCTGAGTCGTCCGCAGTGTCTGAAGTACGGGGGTAGCCTGGTGGGCGAGGCGTGCGGCTATGTGCCTGACATCACCCTCATGTCCTTCATCTTGTTCTTCGGCACCTACACCTGCTCCATGGCGCTCAAGAAGTTCAAGACCAGCCGCTTCTTCCCCACCAAAGTGAGCTTGGACGAGATTGCACCATTTTGTAAACACCGGGTGCCGAGTTCCACCAAGGGTCGATTCGGTATTTGAACTGGATCGGACGgcttggtggaaaaaaacatggttgAAATTGTAGTCTCTGTCAGACAAGTACTTCCTCTTGGTCTTTCCAACTTTCTGAATCTGTTTTGTAGGTGAGGAAGCTCATTAGTGACTTTGCCATCATCTTGGCCATCCTCCTCTTCTGTGGCGTGGACGCTCTGGTGGGCGTGGACACCCCCAAGCTCATAGTGCCAAGTGAATTCAAGGTACAAAACCGCCTTATTATTCCAAATCTGTGAATCGGGGACAGCGAGGCTTCTTCCTCTTTGTTCGTTCAGTTGAGTTGATTCAACTGTACCTGGATGCCCCCCCATCCGAAAAAATGTGGGGTGGACGATACAGGTGGTTCCTGAGGGAACGGCAAGGCCAACCCGCATCAAATAACATCCTGATTGTAAGAGAACACAGACGGCGTTGTGGGTGCCGCCACAGAGCCATCTTTGTATGCAGTCATTCTCGTGTAGCTCGTAATAACGCATGAGTGATTCTTTGTTATCAGCAGTGGGAATTAAGCCACAATCCCCACTCAGGTGTCTTCATGGTCTTCATggtcatgttgttgttttccagCCAACCAGTCCAACCAGGTCCTGGTTCGTTCGTCCCTTTGGGGGAAACCCGTGGTGGGTGTACCTGGCCGCCGCCCTCCCCGCCCTGCTGGTCACCATTCTGATATTCATGGATCAGCAGATCACGGCGGTCATCGTCAACAGGAAGGAGCACAAACTCAAGGTTAGTTTACGCCGCAAAGCCTGCTGGGAAATGTGGAATGGGATAAAAGAAGATGAAAGATGGTGAGGTCATATCCCTACCTAATCCGTCCTTCATCTTCGTCCAAGTCCTGATCCGTAATTGTAATCTGCAACTGGCTGCCTTCCCCGCAGAAAGGGGCGGGGTACCACTTGGACCTGTTCTGGGTGGCCGTCCTTATGATGGTGTGCTCCTTCATGGGCCTGCCGTGGTACGTGGCCGCCACTGTCATTTCCATCGCTCACATCGACTCCCTCAAGATGGAGACAGAGACCTCGGCACCCGGAGAGCAGCCCAAATTCCTGGGCGTCAGGTGAAGGATTCTCCTAGTCTGGGAcagattgtttgtttttttttcccttcttggGTGGGGGGGTTTACGTTTGACTGTGCATTAGAGAAGGCCATTGATAAATTTAATTGATGAATCATAATTTGTACCTGGGGGCGGGGCCCTGGGCACCTTCTGCACTGACTCCTCCCACTTATGCAAATAATGGTCTTATTGCTATGCTGTCCAGTCTAATTGAAGCATAATTAGTCAGATGATGTCGATATAAGATAGCTATTGAACTCTATGAAGAATTGTGCAAAACAGATG is a window encoding:
- the LOC131104140 gene encoding electrogenic sodium bicarbonate cotransporter 1-like isoform X5, producing the protein MTSEKTKMEDEAVLDRGASFVKHICDEEEVEGHHTVYIGVHVPKSYHRRRRHRRKSSHKERRERPEHGAEDYKLDGESVDETTTSILKPLISPAERIRFILGEEDDGPPPPQLFTELDELLSVDGQEMEWKETARWIKFEEKVEKGGERWSKPHVATLSLHSLMELKTCIEQGTIMLDLEASTLPQVVEMVTDSQIESGQLKAELKEKVMYTLLRKHRHQTKKSNLRSLADIGKSVSSASRLFSSQENGSPTTAHRNLTSNSLGDFSDKPEKDQLKNKFMKKLPRDAEASNVLVGEVDFLETPFVAFVRLQHAVMLGALTEVPVPTRFLFVLLGPKGKAKSYHEIGRAIATLMSDEVFHDIAYKAKHRQDLLAGIEEFLDEVIVLPPGEWDPDIRIEPPKSLPSSDKRKNQYAGLEAPQMNGDAPHDAGHPGGGGHQIGEELQCTRRFCGGLILDVKRKLPFFASDFYDALHIQSLSAILFIYLGTVTNAITFGGLLGDATDNMQGVLESFLGTALTGAVFCLLAGQPLTILSSTGPVLVFERLLFNFSKDNGFDYLEFRLWIGLWSGAFCLVLVATDASFLVQYFTRFTEEGFSALISFIFIYDAFKKMIKLAHHHPINSHYDGDLITQYDCRCEPGNSSDLFAAAAWTNSSDLSENATWASLSRPQCLKYGGSLVGEACGYVPDITLMSFILFFGTYTCSMALKKFKTSRFFPTKVRKLISDFAIILAILLFCGVDALVGVDTPKLIVPSEFKPTSPTRSWFVRPFGGNPWWVYLAAALPALLVTILIFMDQQITAVIVNRKEHKLKKGAGYHLDLFWVAVLMMVCSFMGLPWYVAATVISIAHIDSLKMETETSAPGEQPKFLGVREQRVTGIIVFILTGLSVLMAPVLKFIPMPVLYGVFLYMGVASLNGVQFMDRLQLLLMPAKHQPDLIYLRHVPQRRIHLFTFIQGVCLALLWVLKSTVAAIVFPVMILALVAVRKAMDYVFSQHDLSYLDDVIPEKDKKKKEDEKKKKHKKKGSIDSENDFEMNRRLSLTPIHRAKRCLESSTVADLERGSYTKGSPQIRIDGDAEDNCFFWKKTSETDL
- the LOC131104140 gene encoding electrogenic sodium bicarbonate cotransporter 1-like isoform X6, whose protein sequence is MTSEKTKMEDEAVLDRGASFVKHICDEEEVEGHHTVYIGVHVPKSYHRRRRHRRKSSHKERRERPEHGAEDYKLDGESVDETTTSILKPLISPAERIRFILGEEDDGPPPPQLFTELDELLSVDGQEMEWKETARWIKFEEKVEKGGERWSKPHVATLSLHSLMELKTCIEQGTIMLDLEASTLPQVVEMVTDSQIESGQLKAELKEKVMYTLLRKHRHQTKKSNLRSLADIGKSVSSASRLFSSQENGSPTTAHRNLTSNSLGDFSDKPEKDQLKNKFMKKLPRDAEASNVLVGEVDFLETPFVAFVRLQHAVMLGALTEVPVPTRFLFVLLGPKGKAKSYHEIGRAIATLMSDEVFHDIAYKAKHRQDLLAGIEEFLDEVIVLPPGEWDPDIRIEPPKSLPSSDKRKNQYAGLEAPQMNGDAPHDAGHPGGGGHQIGEELQCTRRFCGGLILDVKRKLPFFASDFYDALHIQSLSAILFIYLGTVTNAITFGGLLGDATDNMQGVLESFLGTALTGAVFCLLAGQPLTILSSTGPVLVFERLLFNFSKDNGFDYLEFRLWIGLWSGAFCLVLVATDASFLVQYFTRFTEEGFSALISFIFIYDAFKKMIKLAHHHPINSHYDGDLITQYDCRCEPGNSSDLFAAAAWTNSSDLSENATWASLSRPQCLKYGGSLVGEACGYVPDITLMSFILFFGTYTCSMALKKFKTSRFFPTKVRKLISDFAIILAILLFCGVDALVGVDTPKLIVPSEFKPTSPTRSWFVRPFGGNPWWVYLAAALPALLVTILIFMDQQITAVIVNRKEHKLKKGAGYHLDLFWVAVLMMVCSFMGLPWYVAATVISIAHIDSLKMETETSAPGEQPKFLGVREQRVTGIIVFILTGLSVLMAPVLKFIPMPVLYGVFLYMGVASLNGVQFMDRLQLLLMPAKHQPDLIYLRHVPQRRIHLFTFIQGVCLALLWVLKSTVAAIVFPVMILALVAVRKAMDYVFSQHDLSYLDDVIPEKDKKKKEDEKKKKHKKKGSIDSENDFSDYPYHENIPTIKISMEMMEQEPMLAGKSLNRDESQTFLNAHSPC